The following are encoded together in the Rhizobium tumorigenes genome:
- a CDS encoding MurR/RpiR family transcriptional regulator, whose product MSEDVTIPAKVPRDFESLRSTIIERKASMPKRLAQVAVFALNNPDEIAFGTTASIATASDVQPSTLVRLARHLGYEGFSDLQSIFRERLRDRTLSYEERLISLEEARVEDENAAILAGFISSATQSINRLAATVQTDTFATSVEILAAAETIYLIAKRRSYPLTAHMTYAFSKLNIRHQIVASPNGVDTELVQFATPRDAAIAASFSPYAAESLAQSQLLVDRGVPLIAITDSAFSPLAACATHWFEVAESDFAGFRSLSASMALIMAFPVAIAEQRRKWTMAKCGKHKME is encoded by the coding sequence ATGAGTGAGGACGTGACGATACCGGCGAAGGTGCCGCGCGATTTCGAAAGCCTGCGCAGCACGATCATCGAGCGCAAGGCGTCCATGCCGAAACGGCTGGCGCAGGTCGCGGTCTTTGCCCTCAACAACCCGGATGAAATCGCCTTCGGCACGACGGCCAGCATCGCCACGGCGTCCGACGTCCAGCCCTCGACGCTGGTGCGTCTTGCACGCCATCTCGGCTATGAAGGCTTTTCCGATCTGCAGAGCATTTTTCGCGAGCGGTTGCGCGACCGGACACTGAGCTACGAGGAGCGGCTGATCTCACTGGAGGAAGCGCGCGTCGAAGATGAGAATGCGGCTATCCTTGCCGGCTTCATATCGTCCGCTACCCAGTCTATCAACCGGCTGGCAGCAACCGTGCAGACGGACACCTTCGCGACGTCGGTCGAGATCCTTGCGGCGGCCGAGACGATCTACCTGATCGCCAAGCGACGCTCCTACCCGCTGACGGCACACATGACCTACGCGTTTTCCAAGCTTAACATCCGCCACCAGATCGTTGCCTCGCCGAACGGGGTCGATACCGAGCTTGTCCAGTTTGCCACCCCGCGCGATGCAGCCATTGCCGCCAGTTTTTCGCCCTATGCGGCGGAGAGCCTGGCGCAAAGCCAGCTGCTGGTCGACCGCGGCGTGCCGCTCATTGCCATCACCGATTCGGCATTCTCGCCGCTCGCTGCATGCGCCACCCACTGGTTCGAAGTGGCGGAATCGGATTTTGCAGGGTTTCGTTCGCTGTCTGCTTCCATGGCATTGATCATGGCCTTCCCGGTTGCCATCGCCGAGCAGCGCAGAAAGTGGACCATGGCAAAATGCGGAAAACATAAAATGGAATAA
- a CDS encoding NAD(P)/FAD-dependent oxidoreductase, with the protein MTGRLVIVGAGQAGFAVAAKLRALKDTRPITLVGAEESLPYQRPPLTKKYLLGEISFDRLMFRHEHWYAEHDIDIRRATWAEQIHRDRKQVVMQDGSALDYETLVLATGATPRRLPAAIGGDLEGVYVARDKRDADLLSGEMRAGRRVLIIGGGYIGLEAAAVARHRGLEVTVIEMADRILQRVAAKETADIMRVIHADHDVVIREKTGLKRLVGKDGRVVAAELSDGSTLDVDFVVVGIGVAPLDRLAKEAGLVVANGIVVDEYVRTSDPSIYAVGDCAALPWQGELIRLESVQNAVDQAEAAAAIIAGGNEPYVPKPWFWSDQYDVKLQIAGFNKGYDDTVLRHGAREGSASVWYFKAGRLIAVDAINDARAYVTGKKLIDAGLTPDRDLLADAGTDLKTLLG; encoded by the coding sequence GTGACGGGTAGATTGGTCATTGTCGGAGCAGGGCAGGCCGGCTTTGCTGTTGCTGCCAAGCTGAGGGCTCTCAAGGACACGCGGCCGATCACGCTGGTTGGCGCAGAAGAATCGCTGCCCTACCAGCGCCCGCCGCTGACGAAGAAATACCTGCTCGGCGAGATCAGCTTTGACCGACTGATGTTCCGCCACGAGCACTGGTATGCCGAGCACGATATCGACATCCGTCGTGCGACCTGGGCAGAACAAATCCATCGCGACCGGAAGCAGGTCGTCATGCAGGACGGCAGCGCGCTCGACTACGAAACGCTGGTGCTGGCGACAGGCGCAACACCGCGCCGTCTTCCTGCGGCCATCGGCGGCGATCTCGAGGGCGTCTATGTCGCCCGGGACAAGCGCGACGCCGATCTCCTGTCGGGTGAAATGCGCGCCGGCCGCCGCGTCCTTATAATAGGGGGTGGCTATATCGGTCTCGAAGCGGCAGCCGTCGCCCGTCATCGCGGCCTCGAAGTCACCGTCATCGAGATGGCCGATCGCATCCTGCAGCGGGTTGCTGCCAAGGAAACCGCCGACATCATGCGGGTCATCCACGCAGACCACGATGTCGTCATCCGCGAGAAGACCGGCCTCAAGCGGCTAGTGGGCAAGGACGGCCGTGTGGTTGCCGCAGAGCTTTCCGATGGCTCCACCCTCGACGTCGATTTCGTCGTCGTCGGTATCGGCGTCGCGCCGCTGGATCGTCTTGCCAAGGAAGCCGGCCTTGTGGTTGCCAACGGCATTGTCGTCGACGAATACGTCCGCACCTCTGATCCCAGCATCTATGCCGTCGGCGACTGCGCCGCGCTGCCCTGGCAGGGGGAATTGATCCGTCTCGAATCGGTACAGAATGCTGTCGACCAGGCGGAGGCTGCAGCCGCGATCATTGCCGGTGGCAACGAACCCTATGTGCCGAAACCGTGGTTCTGGTCCGATCAGTACGACGTCAAGCTCCAGATCGCAGGCTTCAACAAGGGCTACGACGACACGGTGCTGCGGCATGGCGCCCGCGAAGGATCGGCCTCCGTCTGGTATTTCAAAGCCGGCCGGCTGATTGCCGTCGATGCGATCAACGACGCCCGCGCCTATGTCACTGGCAAAAAGCTCATCGACGCCGGCCTTACGCCCGATCGCGACCTGCTGGCCGACGCCGGC